The nucleotide sequence TTTGCATtgctaaatattttattagaCTAACCAGGAGCTATTAAGGGGATATTTCATTCGAAAAGAAAATTGTGATTGTCTCGTTATATTCAAGTAAATTTTTTGATAAACGTTCCCCAAATCCAATATtagttttaaaaacacaccagcCTAGTCTACCTTTCCTCAACAACTTTGCGTCctcaaagcagaaaaaaaacgaGAGCAAGGGCAAACAGATTTCAACCATTTATTCAGATGGTCTTATGTGAGGTCTGTTCTTACATAAAACTTTCAGATAGAGGAAAAACTGTACGGGGGGGGAAACATAAAAAGGGAGAGTTTTCTTGTAGTTTTGTTGGAATGGCGGAGCCACGGCCGAAGCTGTGTGTCCAGTCTCCAGATCAAGAGAGTCGGACCGCAAGAGAAGACGTCCAAATTACATGGCGAACAGGATGAGGAACGCCACCATCAGACAGAACAGACCCATGGCCTCAGACAAAGCGAAGCCCAAAATGGCATAGGAAAAGAGCTGCTGTTTCAGGGAGGGGTTCCTGTAAACGGAAAAAAAGCCATTTAGACACAAGCCACGTGTAGAGCAAATAAACTGAGTTCAAGAGACTGATTACCTGGCATAGCCAATAATGAGGCTGCCGAACACAGTCCCGATTCCTGCTCCTGATCCGGCCACACCCACCGTGGCAGCGCCAGCACCAATGAACTTGGCCGCGGTGTCGATATCTCTGGATACAGCGCTGGTCTGGAACCCCCGGGTTACATTAAGACTCGCTTCACTGACTGGCAGCAGAGCAGCCTGAGAAGAGCAAGAGATGTAAGCACGTGCAAGAGAAGCTGCAAGACACAGGGAAGGGACTTTATCTTTTTTACCTGTTCAGTTCTTGCTTCTGGTCTGTTGAACAGCACTGAAACAGGCCGGGCCAAAACCCTGGATCCTCCACGGAGCTGAGGGGGAAACAAATTCAGAATgagaactaaattaaaatgtcaatatgATATGCATTGTTTTTCTATAAACAAACCTGAACAGAAAGCAGGTTACGGATTCAAATATTTTATGTGAGTGAGTACAAGGATCCAACTGGTATTAATGTTATCTTTAACAACCTTAAACCAATGCACTTgaagagaagggaaaaaaaaaaaacaatgtgttgGTATGTCTTTCCTGCTCTAGCTCCTTTCTTAAAATAGCTTCTGAATACACCTGGCATGATTTAGGCTACTGTGAATATTGTtggctttgtaaaaaaaatccttatgTTCCTCTATTGCAAGTCACTTTGAATgaaagcatcttctaaatgcataaacctaaacttaacaagcCTTTAAATGCATGATTAGAATTGATACTTCCATGGAAGTTAGTCAATACTCATAACATGTCTCCAAAAAGCCGTGGCATTAAGGTCAATTTCTGAGATGGTC is from Carassius auratus strain Wakin chromosome 28, ASM336829v1, whole genome shotgun sequence and encodes:
- the atp5mc1 gene encoding ATP synthase F(0) complex subunit C1, mitochondrial, with translation MYACAKFVTSPAVLRGGSRVLARPVSVLFNRPEARTEQAALLPVSEASLNVTRGFQTSAVSRDIDTAAKFIGAGAATVGVAGSGAGIGTVFGSLIIGYARNPSLKQQLFSYAILGFALSEAMGLFCLMVAFLILFAM